In Aestuariibaculum lutulentum, one DNA window encodes the following:
- a CDS encoding DUF6298 domain-containing protein, translating to MSFIGLKNTGLYLQGKVLLSSLAICLVSNVAVAQASFPDIIKDKNGKVQHVADSLGNQIPDFSYAGYMASEKAIPTVDAKIFVPNQTEDATKTIQAAIDYVSQLKPDANGFRGAVLLDKGTFKLNGTLYLKTSGVVLRGSGNEDNETVLLGTGLKREALVSVLGEDHRIYADTLAFKTTYTPLGSLKIQLQNTSKLKASDDIVIRQPLTDKWIKTLGMDFFGAETGWIGWKSRDFDITWNLVVKQINGSEVTLNAPLTMTLDDTYGKPEVIKYSWTGRIENVGVENINMQSTFNPANEKDEEHRWFGISLANVKNAWVRQVNFKHFAGGAVTILKTAQQITVEDCIATEPVSEIAAFRRHTFYTEGQQTLFQRCYSEYGYNDFAVGGLGTTGPNAFVQCHSYLPYSNSGAIGSWATGVLFDVSYVDGEGINYNNREQTGRGAGWTAANSVFWETSASKILNYSPPTAQNWAFGVWGGIMGGNGYWKDVNNHITPRSLFYAQLENRLEKLPMNPFVYDMGSEPTSSPTVDEAQVLTQEALIPVMSMPQWIQQSSEANPIPVDASKLKSVTDLKLKSVDKTSENGIVKIINGKLTFNGKFIAGNQQMVEWWRGSLRNHDLNNSRPHVTRFVPGRTGTGFTDNLNEVVDYFNQNNIIALEHNYGLWYERRMDDHERTRRIDADVWPPFYEQPFARTGEGLAWDQLSKYDLTKFNDWYWNRLDRFADLAEANGQLLINQQYFQHNIIEAGAHWSSSPWRSINNVNGTGFPEPPPYAGDKRIFMAEQFYDVTNENRRKLHEGFIRKSLENFADNSNVIQFTSAEYTGPLHFMEFWLDEVKKWEHETGKTGIIGLSATKDVQDAILKDASRVNIVDLIDIRYWHYRQDGTAYAPEGGKNLAPRQHARKMKTGKETEAQIYRAVREYREAYPDKVVLYSTMASPRFGWPVLMAGGSLPNIPFINIDGFYQDLINMTVNKTQDLNSDIWSLEDAGKAYLFYLRHIETVEIDLTSYSGKFDVFWIDSGNGEVISTTNIKGKSRYQLKKPQTNKAELVVYIRKK from the coding sequence ATGAGTTTTATTGGGTTAAAAAATACAGGGCTTTATCTTCAGGGTAAAGTCCTTTTGTCGAGTTTAGCGATATGTTTAGTGTCTAATGTTGCAGTTGCTCAGGCGTCTTTTCCAGATATCATAAAAGATAAAAATGGAAAGGTGCAGCATGTTGCCGATAGCTTAGGGAATCAGATTCCTGATTTCTCTTATGCAGGTTATATGGCTTCTGAAAAGGCGATTCCAACCGTTGATGCTAAAATTTTTGTGCCTAATCAAACTGAAGATGCTACCAAAACCATTCAGGCAGCGATTGATTACGTGAGTCAGTTAAAGCCTGATGCTAACGGTTTCCGTGGAGCCGTACTTTTAGATAAAGGTACTTTTAAACTTAACGGAACTCTATACTTAAAAACATCAGGTGTTGTGCTTCGCGGAAGCGGAAATGAAGACAACGAAACCGTATTGTTAGGAACCGGTTTAAAACGTGAAGCTTTAGTGAGTGTTTTAGGAGAAGATCACCGAATCTATGCTGATACTTTAGCATTCAAAACAACATATACACCCCTTGGATCTCTAAAAATTCAATTACAGAATACTTCAAAATTAAAAGCTTCAGACGATATTGTTATCCGCCAGCCTTTAACCGATAAATGGATTAAGACTTTAGGCATGGATTTCTTTGGTGCTGAAACTGGTTGGATAGGATGGAAATCCCGCGATTTCGATATCACCTGGAACCTTGTTGTAAAACAAATTAATGGTAGCGAGGTGACTTTAAATGCACCGCTAACCATGACTTTAGATGATACCTACGGAAAACCGGAAGTTATAAAATATAGCTGGACAGGTCGAATTGAAAACGTAGGTGTCGAAAATATTAACATGCAGTCAACCTTCAATCCGGCGAATGAGAAGGACGAAGAACACCGCTGGTTTGGTATTAGTTTGGCGAATGTAAAAAATGCCTGGGTACGTCAGGTAAACTTTAAGCATTTTGCAGGTGGAGCCGTAACCATTTTAAAAACAGCACAACAAATCACTGTTGAAGATTGTATCGCTACCGAACCTGTTTCAGAAATTGCAGCTTTTAGAAGGCATACATTTTACACAGAAGGACAACAAACCTTATTTCAGCGTTGTTATTCCGAATACGGATATAACGATTTTGCTGTTGGAGGTTTAGGAACTACCGGACCAAATGCTTTCGTGCAATGCCATTCGTATTTGCCATACAGTAACAGTGGTGCTATTGGATCTTGGGCAACAGGTGTATTGTTCGATGTGTCTTATGTAGATGGTGAAGGCATTAATTACAACAATAGAGAACAAACTGGTCGTGGTGCTGGCTGGACGGCAGCTAACAGTGTGTTTTGGGAAACTTCAGCTTCAAAAATATTAAATTATAGTCCGCCAACAGCACAGAATTGGGCATTTGGTGTCTGGGGAGGCATTATGGGCGGAAATGGGTATTGGAAAGATGTAAATAACCATATTACGCCAAGAAGTTTATTCTATGCGCAGTTAGAAAATCGTTTAGAAAAACTGCCAATGAATCCGTTTGTATACGATATGGGTTCAGAGCCAACCTCAAGTCCGACGGTAGATGAAGCTCAGGTGTTAACTCAGGAGGCTTTAATTCCGGTAATGAGCATGCCGCAATGGATTCAACAATCTTCAGAAGCCAATCCGATTCCGGTAGATGCTTCAAAATTAAAATCGGTAACCGATTTAAAATTAAAATCTGTAGATAAAACTTCAGAAAATGGCATTGTAAAAATCATCAATGGAAAACTAACCTTTAACGGGAAATTTATTGCAGGAAATCAACAAATGGTTGAATGGTGGCGTGGTAGTTTACGTAATCATGATTTAAATAATTCAAGACCTCATGTGACCCGTTTTGTTCCGGGAAGAACAGGAACAGGTTTTACCGACAATTTAAATGAGGTTGTTGATTACTTTAATCAGAATAACATTATTGCTTTAGAGCACAACTATGGTTTATGGTACGAACGTCGTATGGATGACCATGAGCGTACACGCAGAATAGATGCCGATGTGTGGCCACCGTTTTACGAACAGCCTTTTGCAAGAACAGGAGAAGGATTAGCTTGGGATCAATTAAGTAAATATGATTTAACAAAATTCAACGATTGGTACTGGAATCGCTTAGACCGCTTTGCAGATTTAGCAGAAGCTAACGGACAGTTATTAATCAACCAGCAGTATTTTCAACATAACATCATAGAAGCAGGGGCACACTGGTCGAGTTCGCCTTGGCGTTCAATTAACAACGTAAACGGAACAGGATTCCCTGAACCACCACCTTATGCAGGCGATAAGCGTATTTTTATGGCGGAACAATTCTACGATGTCACCAATGAAAACCGAAGAAAACTTCACGAAGGATTTATTAGAAAATCTTTAGAAAACTTCGCCGATAACAGTAATGTTATTCAGTTTACAAGTGCTGAATATACCGGACCACTTCATTTCATGGAATTCTGGTTGGATGAAGTTAAAAAATGGGAACACGAAACCGGAAAAACCGGTATTATAGGATTAAGCGCGACTAAAGATGTTCAGGATGCTATTTTAAAAGATGCATCCAGAGTTAATATTGTCGACTTAATTGATATCCGTTACTGGCATTACAGACAAGACGGAACAGCTTATGCTCCCGAAGGTGGTAAAAATTTAGCACCACGTCAGCATGCACGTAAAATGAAAACCGGTAAGGAAACCGAAGCACAAATTTATCGTGCGGTTCGTGAGTATCGTGAAGCCTACCCAGATAAAGTGGTGTTGTATTCTACAATGGCTTCACCTCGATTTGGTTGGCCTGTACTTATGGCTGGGGGGTCGTTGCCAAATATTCCATTTATAAATATCGATGGGTTTTATCAGGATTTAATCAACATGACTGTTAATAAAACGCAGGATTTAAATAGTGATATCTGGTCTTTAGAAGATGCTGGAAAAGCATATTTATTTTATCTAAGACATATTGAAACCGTAGAAATTGACTTAACCAGTTACAGCGGAAAGTTTGACGTGTTCTGGATCGATTCCGGTAACGGCGAAGTTATTTCAACAACCAATATAAAAGGTAAATCGAGGTACCAGTTAAAAAAGCCACAAACCAACAAAGCAGAATTAGTAGTTTACATTAGAAAGAAATAA
- a CDS encoding DUF3826 domain-containing protein encodes MLIKRLSIGVLFVALAFGTASAQQYLDPEYIKVTKERGAKIVDGLELNDPAKEEAVTEIIAKQYQNLSKLQDERDAKIEDVKKSDLAKDKQDKKIEKAKAKSEKSIDKLHKSYVKQLSSQLTEEQVDGVKDGMTYGVLPKTYKAFLEMIPTLSKEEQDYIYNNLKEAREHAMDGGSSKEKHAWFGKYKGRINNYLSARGYDLEKERDGWYQRIEEAKKK; translated from the coding sequence ATGTTGATTAAACGATTAAGCATTGGAGTATTGTTTGTTGCATTAGCTTTTGGAACAGCATCTGCTCAACAATATCTAGATCCGGAATATATTAAAGTGACTAAGGAACGTGGGGCTAAAATAGTTGATGGATTAGAGTTAAATGATCCGGCTAAAGAAGAAGCTGTTACTGAAATTATCGCGAAGCAATATCAGAATTTAAGCAAGCTTCAAGACGAGCGCGACGCTAAAATTGAAGACGTTAAAAAGAGCGACTTAGCAAAAGACAAGCAAGATAAAAAGATTGAAAAAGCGAAAGCTAAATCAGAAAAATCAATAGATAAATTACATAAATCTTATGTGAAGCAATTGTCATCTCAGTTAACCGAAGAGCAAGTTGACGGGGTTAAAGATGGCATGACTTACGGTGTGTTACCAAAAACCTACAAAGCGTTTCTTGAAATGATTCCTACTTTATCAAAAGAAGAGCAGGATTACATTTATAACAATCTTAAGGAAGCGAGAGAGCATGCCATGGACGGTGGTTCTTCAAAAGAAAAACACGCTTGGTTTGGTAAATACAAAGGAAGAATAAACAATTATTTATCAGCTAGAGGCTACGACCTTGAAAAGGAGCGTGATGGATGGTACCAACGCATTGAAGAAGCAAAGAAAAAGTAA
- a CDS encoding polysaccharide lyase, with amino-acid sequence MYSITKNKALKYALTVVSFCSLVQTARAQYPDIPHELQAKTDSVLALEEKRLNDIWQKNYHIIESEAKQGKPYIPWAAYPADLVQAEIPAFPGAQGGGAFTQGGRGGKVFVVTSLADSGPGTLREALEAVGSRTVVFNVAGIIQLEKPISVRAPYITIAGQTAPGDGICVAGESILLDTHDIIIRYMRFRRGATDVTRRDDGLGGNVIGNVIVDHCSVSWGLDENISLYRHQFQANEKSKLEKLPAVNVTIQNTISSEGLDTYNHAFGSTIGGLNSTFIRNLWANNISRNPSIGMYGSFNFVNNVLFNWWNRSLDGGDYRSMFNIVNNYFKPGPITPTDEPIRYRILKPESGYKVPKGYGRAYVAGNITEGSPEVTKNNWKGGIQLENRSLDEAQEDLEFIKQDKPFPMAHITIMEADEAYEYVLDHVGATLPKRDAVDERVIKTVRTGKVEYKDGLENTIGKEFIKRRLPADSYKKGIITHPDQVGGYPEYKGKAYKDSDGDGISDKWEKKYGLNPKDPSDANQDLNGDGYTNIEKYINGIDPTKKVDWTKSENNGDTLSERLLQ; translated from the coding sequence ATGTATAGCATAACTAAAAATAAGGCACTAAAATATGCACTTACAGTAGTGTCTTTTTGTTCGCTGGTTCAAACGGCACGGGCACAGTATCCTGACATCCCTCATGAACTTCAGGCAAAAACCGATTCTGTTTTAGCTTTAGAAGAAAAAAGACTCAACGATATTTGGCAGAAAAATTATCACATTATTGAATCTGAAGCTAAACAAGGAAAGCCTTATATTCCTTGGGCTGCTTATCCGGCAGATTTAGTTCAGGCCGAAATTCCTGCATTCCCGGGAGCCCAAGGTGGAGGTGCTTTCACGCAAGGTGGCCGCGGAGGAAAAGTATTTGTGGTTACCAGTTTAGCCGATAGCGGACCTGGAACCTTACGTGAAGCTTTAGAAGCCGTGGGGTCAAGAACCGTTGTGTTTAATGTGGCTGGAATCATTCAGTTAGAAAAACCTATCAGCGTTCGTGCGCCTTATATTACAATTGCCGGACAAACTGCACCTGGCGATGGTATTTGTGTTGCTGGTGAATCTATCCTTTTAGATACACACGATATTATTATCCGTTATATGCGTTTCCGTCGTGGTGCTACCGATGTCACTCGTAGAGATGATGGTTTAGGAGGAAATGTTATAGGAAATGTTATTGTTGATCACTGTTCGGTGAGCTGGGGATTAGACGAAAATATTTCATTGTACAGACACCAGTTTCAAGCGAATGAAAAGTCGAAATTAGAAAAATTACCAGCCGTAAACGTAACCATTCAAAATACCATTTCATCGGAAGGTTTAGATACGTATAACCACGCATTTGGTAGTACTATTGGTGGGTTAAATAGCACATTTATTCGTAACTTGTGGGCTAATAATATTTCCAGAAATCCTTCAATTGGTATGTATGGTAGTTTCAACTTTGTTAACAATGTATTATTTAACTGGTGGAACCGCTCTTTAGATGGTGGAGATTACCGATCTATGTTCAATATCGTTAACAACTATTTCAAACCAGGACCAATAACCCCTACCGATGAGCCTATCCGTTACAGAATTTTAAAACCAGAATCTGGGTATAAAGTGCCAAAAGGTTATGGGCGTGCTTATGTAGCTGGTAATATCACAGAAGGTTCACCGGAAGTGACAAAAAACAACTGGAAAGGTGGTATTCAATTAGAAAATCGTTCGTTAGATGAGGCTCAGGAAGATTTAGAATTCATTAAACAAGACAAACCATTCCCAATGGCGCATATAACTATAATGGAAGCTGATGAAGCTTACGAATATGTGTTAGACCATGTTGGGGCAACATTGCCAAAACGTGATGCGGTTGACGAGCGTGTGATTAAAACCGTTAGGACTGGAAAAGTTGAATACAAAGATGGTCTTGAAAATACCATTGGAAAAGAATTTATTAAAAGACGTTTACCTGCCGATTCTTATAAAAAAGGTATCATCACACATCCTGATCAGGTAGGTGGTTATCCGGAGTACAAAGGGAAAGCTTATAAAGATTCAGATGGTGATGGTATCTCAGATAAATGGGAGAAAAAATATGGTTTAAATCCGAAGGATCCTTCTGATGCAAATCAGGATTTAAACGGTGATGGATATACAAATATTGAAAAATACATTAACGGTATCGACCCGACTAAAAAAGTAGATTGGACAAAATCTGAAAATAACGGCGATACCTTATCAGAACGATTATTACAATAA